Proteins encoded in a region of the Planococcus shixiaomingii genome:
- the rplA gene encoding 50S ribosomal protein L1, giving the protein MAKTSKKMQEAAKLIDRSKLYNATEAIELAKKTSTVNFDATVEVAFRLGIDTRKNDQQIRGAVVLPNGTGKTQSVLVFAKGDKIKEAEAAGADFVGDAEYIQKIQQGWFDFDVIVATPDMMGEVGKLGRVLGPKGLMPNPKTGTVTFDVTKAVQEIKAGKVEYRADKTGIIHAPIGKVSFDDSKLAENLAAIFEVVQKAKPSAAKGTYMKSLNVTTTMGPAVKVDTNTVIAK; this is encoded by the coding sequence ATGGCTAAAACAAGCAAAAAAATGCAAGAAGCAGCAAAACTAATTGACCGTTCTAAACTCTACAACGCAACAGAAGCAATCGAACTAGCGAAAAAAACTAGCACGGTTAACTTTGACGCAACAGTAGAAGTAGCTTTCCGTCTTGGAATTGATACTCGTAAAAACGATCAGCAAATCCGTGGAGCAGTAGTGCTTCCAAACGGTACTGGTAAAACTCAAAGCGTTTTGGTTTTTGCTAAAGGCGACAAAATTAAAGAAGCTGAAGCTGCAGGCGCTGACTTTGTTGGCGATGCTGAATATATCCAAAAAATCCAACAAGGATGGTTTGACTTCGACGTGATCGTAGCAACTCCTGATATGATGGGTGAAGTTGGTAAACTTGGACGCGTTTTAGGACCAAAAGGCTTAATGCCAAACCCTAAAACTGGCACGGTTACATTTGATGTAACTAAAGCTGTTCAAGAAATCAAAGCTGGTAAAGTGGAATACCGTGCAGACAAAACTGGTATCATCCATGCTCCAATCGGAAAAGTTTCTTTCGATGACAGCAAACTAGCTGAAAACTTAGCGGCAATCTTCGAGGTAGTACAAAAAGCGAAGCCGTCGGCTGCTAAAGGTACTTACATGAAATCGTTGAATGTTACAACTACAATGGGTCCTGCTGTTAAAGTAGACACTAACACTGTAATCGCTAAATAA
- the rplJ gene encoding 50S ribosomal protein L10, translating to MSKAVETKKVVVQTIADKFGAAASVVVVDYRGLNVAQLTELRKQLREEGIEFKVYKNSMTRRATEMHGLEAINEHFVGPNAIAFSNEDVVAPARIINDFAKKNEALEIKAGIIEGTIASADEVKALAELPSREGLLSMLLSVLQAPIRNFAATTKAVADSKEEQGA from the coding sequence ATGAGCAAAGCAGTTGAAACGAAAAAAGTTGTCGTACAAACAATCGCTGATAAATTCGGTGCTGCAGCTTCGGTTGTAGTTGTTGATTATCGCGGATTGAATGTTGCCCAACTTACAGAACTTCGCAAACAGCTTCGTGAAGAAGGAATTGAGTTTAAAGTTTACAAAAACTCAATGACTCGCCGTGCGACAGAAATGCACGGACTTGAAGCGATCAACGAACACTTTGTAGGTCCAAACGCCATTGCATTTTCAAACGAAGATGTAGTAGCGCCAGCGAGAATCATCAACGATTTCGCTAAAAAGAACGAAGCACTTGAAATTAAAGCAGGTATTATTGAAGGCACGATCGCATCAGCAGATGAGGTTAAAGCGTTGGCAGAACTTCCATCACGCGAAGGCCTACTTTCTATGCTACTCAGCGTACTTCAAGCTCCAATCCGCAACTTTGCTGCTACTACAAAAGCAGTTGCAGATTCAAAAGAAGAACAAGGCGCTTAA